The DNA segment TTTCCTTTCTTCCGCTGAAATAGTTGGGAAGCCAGGCCTTTATTTTCTTTGAGATTCCTTCGTAGATTCTTTGCTGTTTTTTCACGCGCCCGCAGCGCTCGATTTTCCTTCGAAGCTCCTCGCGCAGGTGCCTTACGTCGTAGCGGTCAAGCTCCTTTGAAGCGGCTGAGAGAGACGCCTGCAGGTTTTTCAGGGTCGCGGGGATGTAATTGCTTTTTCCAAGAGGGGCCTCTTTCACCACTTCGTCTATTATTCCGTATTTCTTCATGTGAGTCGCGGTGGGCTGAAGCACCTCGAGGGCTTCTGCGACCTTGTCCGCGCTTCTGAAGAGAATGGCGGAGCAGCCCTCGGCGGTTATCACGGAGTATTCGGCTCGCGAGAGCATAAGTCTTTTGTGTCCGAGCTGTATGGCGATTGCGCCCCCGCTTCCCCCGAGTCCGAGCACGGTGGTTATCGTTTTCGTTCTTATGGAGATCATTTTCGACTGGCAGTAGGAAATCAGCCAGGACTGAAGTTTTTCGGCCGAGTACTCGTAGGGATCTCCTCCTATGGTATCAATGAACGTGAAGAGCTTGAGGCGGTTCTGTTCCGCATACTCCATCATGCATAAAGACAGTCCGTAACCGTCTGCCTTTACCATTCCGAAGTTAAGTGTTGTTCTTTCCTTTTCGCTGGAAGGGGTCTGCTGGGCTATTACGGCCACTTCCTCTCCCGTGCCCTTGAACACTGCGGTGCCTACTATGACGGCGGGATCGTTAACGAATTCGATCTTCTTGCCCGAGGGGGCGTGGATGAAGTTTCTGAACCCGTGGAGCTTGTTCCAGGGAGTAAAGTCGGTGAAGAGAGTTCCGATCAGGTGCTTTGACTTGATCCTGTCGTAGCTCTTTGCCTCCTCGTGGGCCCGAAGTATTTTTGCCGTTGATGCCATGGTGTATTTTGCGGCGACCGCTCCACGGACCCGCCATATATAAGTATATAATTAAATCTGTTTGTGGGAAAAGGAATCTGTTCTCCAGAAAACCGCGAACTGCCTCCCACTATACCAACCCGCCTGTGCCCAACGAATCCTCCGCGCGAAGAATCGTCGCAAGATTCGTCCAGGGTTTTGTTATGGGGAAAATCTAGATATACGGGTTTCTGCTTTTTTATGCGTTGAAAGACTGTCCGCAGCCGCAGGAACCGGTCGCGTTCGGATTTTCGATCGCAAAGCCCTTTCCCTCAAGACCGTCCTTGAAATCAAGGACTGCCCCGTCAAGATAGGTATAGCTGAGCTCGTCGATGGCGACCTTTATGCCGTCGGATTCAATCAAGTTATCTCCTTCTTCGGTCTCGTCGTCAAATCCCATCTCGTAGGAGAATCCGGAACAGCCGCCGGGTACTATCCTCACCCGGAGAAACGCTTCCTCGATATCATCTTCGGCAAGCAGCCTTTTTATTTCATCTACGGCTTTGGGAGTTACGGAAAACATATTTCCTCTGCCTCCTCGCAGTGTGAATTCTTTTACCACTCCGTCTAACAAAATACATCTGCCGGGCGCGGTTGTCAAAGCGAAGCCAGCAACGAACCGTTCGGGCATCCCCCGCGGTTTGCCCGTACGCCCTGGTTTGCTGTATAGTTTTCGGCGTGAGCAGAACCGCCTACCTTATAATCGATTCAAGCGAGCGCAATTCCGACCTTTACCACAGAACCGGTTTTTTCGTTCCGGATCCCGTTATTTTTTTCGAGCACGACGGCGAAGGAACACTGGTTCTCAGCGATCTTGAGCTTGAGCGGGGAAGAAGAGAGGCTAGGGTAGAACGGGTCGTCTCGCTCGGGGAGTGGGTTGCCGCAGTTCGCGGAAGGAGGAGGAAAAGGCCCGGCATTGCCGAGGTGGCTGCGGCAATCCTAAGGCAGAGAGGAATAAGGAGCCTGATTGTCCAGAGATACTTTCCGGTTTCCTATGCCGACGCGCTTCGGGAGGCCGGTTTTTTCGTCAAGATTGCAAAGACAGATTTTCTTTTCCCCGAGCGTCTCAGGAAATCCCCGGCGGAAGTCTCACTCATAAAGAAGGCCCTTTCCGCTACGGCATGGGCCATGAGGATTGCTATTTCAATTATATCGGACTCAGTGGTGAAGGGCTCCGTGCTTTACCGTGACGGCAAGCCCCTTACCTCGGAGATAGTGCGCTCCGCCGTAAGTTCCTATCTTGCCGCACATGGGTATGTGGCTTCGAACACTATAGTGGCCGGAGGGGTCCAGGGCTCCATGCCCCATGAGAAGGGTTCGGGTCCTCTTAAGGCTGGATGGCCGGTGGTGATCGACATTTTCCCGAGATCTCAGGAGAACGCCTACTTCGGCGACATGACGAGGACAGTTGTTAAGGGCGAGCCTTCGGCGGAACTTTCAAGGATGTACAATACCGTTTTGCGCGGCCAGAAAATCGCGTTTTCCATGATAAAAGACGGCGTGAGATCAAAGGACGTGCACGGCGCGGTAATGGATTTTTTCACGGAACGGGGGTTTCCGACCACGGCTTCGGGTTCCGCAAGCCCCCAGGGCTTCATACATTCCACGGGGCACGGTCTGGGGCTTGACATCCACGAGCCGCCGAGAATCGGTCCCGGCAACGAGATTCTGAGGGAGGGAAACGTCGTTACTGTAGAGCCCGGTCTTTACTACGAGCGTCTCGGGGGAGTCAGGATAGAGGACGTGGTTGTGGTGACGCGGGATGGAAACGAGAATCTGACCCGGTGTTCGAAGAGGTTTCGGGTCTAAGGTTGCCCTAGGAGCCATGGAAGAGAAAAAGACTTTTGAGGATATAGTTTCGCTTGCGAGGCGTCTTCGCGCTCCGGGAGGCTGTCCGTGGGACAGGGAGCAGACCCTCGAGTCCCTTCGTGCTTATGTTCTCGAAGAGGCCTACGAAGTGATACAGGCAATAGAGCTTGAGGACACGGACGGACTCGTAGAGGAGCTTGGAGATTTCCTTTTCCAGGCCGTCTTCATCTCCCAGATAGCGAGCGAAGAGGGGAAGTTCGACATAGGCGACGTCACGCAGAGACTCCACGACAAGCTCATAAGAAGGCACCCTCATGTGTTCGGGGAAAAAAAGGCCAAGGATGCGGCCGACGCATTGAGGACTTGGAATGCCGAGAAGCTCAAGGAGAAGAAAGGGAAGCCCGATCTGGAGGAAATACCCAGAGCCATGCCCTCTTTGATGAGGGCGCAGAGGGTTGGCGAGAAAGCGGCCCGCTCCGGGTTTGACTGGAGGGATACTTCTTCAGTTCTTGCTAAGGTAAAGGAGGAACTGCTTGAGCTTGAGCGGGAAATGGAGGCCGGAGAGGGAAACAGATCCCGGGAGGAATGGGGAGATTTAATCTTTTCCGTCGTGAATCTGGCAAGACATCTAGACATCGACGCCGAGACTGCGTCTCATGGGGCCATCGAGAAGTTCATAAAGAGATTCTCCCGGTTCGAGGAGAAAGCGCGGACCAGTGAAAAAGAGATAACCGCTCTTTCCATGGAGCAGATGGACGAGATCTGGGAAGAGGTAAAAAAGACGTAGCTTTTTCCGCTTCAGGGGTATTCTTTGGCCGTGAACGGTTCTTAAATTGAGAAATACAAGGAGAAAACATATGAGGCATTTTACGGGGAACGGGTGTTTTTGGCTTGTGGCGGTTCTTGTGGCGTCCGTCTTGTCGGTGACGGATTCCGCGGCGGAAGGTTTTTATGTAGGGCTTGAGGCAGGTTTTTCAAAGTCGGGAGACATGGACGTTTCCCAGTCCTTAATTGATCACCCGACCCAATGCGATTCGTTTCTTTACCCTTCCGGTGCGACTCCGCCGATGGACGCGGAGTGTACCACCGAAAAAATAACTACCATTGCAAACGTGTTTGCCCCCGGCGCTGGCTTCGCGGGAGGCGCGACCCTGGGTTATGCCTTCGGCAACGGGCTTCGTTTTGAGGCGGAGTATCTGAACCGCCGTCAGGGCTCGCAGAGAAGGCTCGCGCGCCTCGGTCCCGGCGGCGGCGAAACGCTTGAGCAAAAGGAGAGCGAATGGGACGAGAACGATCCTCCTTCAGAACGCGTGTACGACCTCAGCGCTCATCATTTCTTCCTGAACGCCTACTACGACCTGCGCAACGGCTCGCCTTTTACGCCCTATATCGGGGGCGGTATAGGTGTGGGTTCGACGGAGATGCGTTACTCGGCCAGATTTCTGCGCAGAAGCGATCTGGGTCCGGAACCGTGGCAGATGGCCGCGTCGGGAACGGTCAGCGACATAGACACGAAGCTGGGAAAAACCAGGTTCGGCTTTCAGGTTGTGGGCGGAGTCGACTATGCGCTTGGCGACGATCTTTCAGTCGGCGCCAAGGTCCGCTGGACGCGCCTCAGCGGTTTTGACCGAAACGACATGTCTTGGACGCGGGTCAGAGGCCACAAACCCATACGCGCAGACGGCGTTACGCCGCTTACGACCGATTTCGAAGTGAGTGACGCAGACATCTGGACCTTCACGGTCGGGCTCAAGTATTATCTCTGAGGTGCCTCGCGCCTATCTGGCGACGAGCGTTCCCATGAGCTTCCAGCCTTGCTCAACGAAGATTCCGCTTGAGGCGGCGCTGTCCTCGGTATAGACAAGCGAGCCGTTTTTTACCGAGCGGTTCCCGGAATCGAGTATGGCGAAGGGAACGGGTTCGTTTGTGTGGGTCCTGAGGTCTATGGGGGTGGGATGGTCCGAAAGTACAAGCACCCTGTATTCGCCGAACTGCTCCATCCCGGCAAGCGCGGGCCCCACTACCTTCTGGTCGAAATCCTCGACCGCCCGTATCTTGAGGCGGGCGTCCCCCACATGCCCCGTTTCGTCAGTCGCCTCTATGTGGATCATTGCGAGGTCCACGCGTCGCAGCGACTCAATAGCGCCGCTTACCTTTCCCGCGTAGTTGGTGTCAAGGTACCCGGTCGCTCCTGGAACCTCGATTACTTCCATCGAGGCGAAAATTCCTATTCCCTTTACGAGGTCGACCGCCGATACGACGGATCCGGTGATTCCGTAGAGTTCTTGAAGGGGCGGCATGTCGGGTCTTGTCCCTTCGCCCCAGAGCCATACGGAGTCGGCGGTGTTTTTGCCCTCAGCCCTTCTTTTTGCGTTCACGGGGTGATCTTTCAGTATCCTGCGGGATTTCTCCATCAGACTCAGAAGTTTTTCCGCTCCGTCTCCCGAAGGAAGCCAGGGAGCGATTTCTTTTCCCGAAATGTCGTGAGGCGGGGTTGTTCGGATACCGCTGTTTCCTCCGCGCCAGAGCAGAAGATGCCTGTAGCTTACCCCCTGGCTCAGGGAGAACTCTTCCCCGTCGAACTCTTTTTTTAGATCCTCGATTATCCCGGCTGCGTCATCATCCGTTATGTGCCCGGCGCTGTAGTCCTCCATGACCGTCCGGCCGTCTCTCTCCGCAAGGGTTACAAGGTTGCACCGGACTGCGACGTCCGTTTCCCCGAGCGAAATCCCTATGCTCGCGGCTTCGAGGGGGGATCTTCCCGTGTAGTATTTCGTGGGGTCGTAGCCCAGCACCGCGAGGTTTCCCACGTCGCTTCCCGGAGGAAGCGGGTCGGGAATGGTTTTCGCGATCCCGAAAATCTCTGCCCGCTTCGCGATCTCGTCAAGATTGGGAGTGTCGGCTGCTTCAAGCGGAGTCCTGCCGTCAAGCTCGGGGAGCTTGTGGTCGGGCATGCCGTCGCCTTGGAGGATAAGGTATTTCACGGTGAGAAGAGGGTATATGTAAATTTGGGGGAATCAAGCTTCAGGACACGTCGACCGCGTGTTTTTTAAGATCGGAGAGATCGATGACCCTGAGCACCGATTCATGAGTCGACTGAAGAAATACCGGGGGAGCCACGCCGCCGTCAAGGGCCTCTTTCCACCGAAGCGCGCAAAGACACCACCTATCTCCGGGTTTTAGGCCCTCGAAACCGAACTCGGGGCGGGGGGTTGTAAGATCATTCCCCTTGGATTTTGAAAACGCGAGGAACTCCTCGGTCATCTCCGCGCAGACCAGATGAAGCCCCACGTCCTCAACCGCCGCCCTGCAACAGCCGTCGCGGAAAAATCCGGTCATGGGATCCGTTCCGCACTCTTTTAGCTCTTCGCCGAATATGTTTTTCTCTTCAGTTTTCATTGCGCGCGCCCGGCAAAAACACCCCGGCGGGGTGTTCCCGCCTGATTATTATATATTGTTTTGCCGAGTATAAGTATATAATTCTCAATCATAAAGATGGCCGATTTCATACTGAAGGAAAAACCCCGCGCATTCAGCGGGGATATAGCACTTCCGGGAGACAAGTCCATTTCCCACAGGGCGGTTATTCTGGGTTCTCTGGCGCATGGAAAAACCCGGGCGAAAGGGTTCCTCGCCTCCCGGGACACTCTCGCCACCGCGAACGCTTTCAGGAGCATGGGGGTCGAGGTGGCCGTGGGCGCGGGGGAAGTGGAGATCTCGGGAAAGGGACTTTTCGGCCTTGAGGCGCCCCGGGAAACCATAGACGCCGAGAATTCGGGGACGACGGCCAGACTGCTCTCAGGAGTGCTAAGCGCCCAGAGCTTCCCCTCGACCATTACCGGGGATTCCTCGCTTCGCCGCCGTCCCATGTCGAGGGTGACCGTTCCCCTTCGCAGGATGGGGGCAAGGATTTCGGGAGAAGGGAAAACCCTTCCGCTTCGCATAACGGGCTCGGAACTTCGGGGAATAGACTACGAATCTCCCGTGGCTAGCGCGCAGGTGAAGTCGGCGATTCTGCTCGCGGGACTCTACGCGGCGGGGCGGACCAGCGTTACGGAACCCGAGAGAACCCGGGACCATACCGAGAGAATGCTTCGCCATTTCGGGGTTCCCGTGGAGACGGAAGGAACCTGCGTTTCGGTAAGCCCTGGTGCGGAGTTCTCGGGAACCGAGATTGAAATTCCCTCCGACATCTCCTCGGCGGCTTTTTTCATCGTCGCCGCGCTTATAAACCCGGGATCGGAAATCATGGTAAAAAACGTGGGCCTTAACCCCCTTAGAACGGGGGCGCTGGATATCCTGCGGGAGATGGGGGCCGACATTTCGGTTGAGAACCTCCGCGAGCGCTGCGGAGAGCCTGTGGGGGACATAATAGCCCGCCACTGCGCACTGAGCGGCGTGCGGATAGGGGGAGAGTCGGTGTCCCGGGCAATAGACGAGCTTCCGGTTGTTTCGGTAGCCGCGTGTTTTGCGGAGGGCGAAACGGTTATAAGCGATGCGGGGGAACTTCGGGTAAAGGAAACCGACAGGATAAGCGCCATGGCGGGGGAACTTTCGAAGCTGGGAGCTGACATCAGGGAAACGCAGGATGGCATGGTTATAAACGGCGTGGAGGAGCTTTGCGGCGCCCGGTGCGGAAGCCGCGGCGACCACCGCGTGGCCATGTCTCTTTCCGTCGCGGCCACGCGGGCCCGGGGAGAGACGGTGATTGAAGACGCCGGGTGTGTTTCCATCTCGTTTCCCGAGTTTTTGTCGCTTTTCGAGGCGCTTGGAGACCGGAAGTGAAGCGAAGCGGCGACAATATAGTTACCATAGACGGACCCTCGGGAGTCGGGAAAAGCACGGTCGCAAGACGGGTCGCCGAGCAGCTGGGTTTTTCGTGCCTTGAGACAGGCGCCATGTACAGGGCCGTCGCGCTTAAAGTTAGCAAAGCGGGAGTGGACCTAAGCGACACAGTATCGCTTTCTGGGCTGCTTTCCGGGACAGCGGTGGGATTCTCCCCGGCGGGCGGCATTCTCCTTGACGGATGTGATGTCTCTGAGCTTATAAGGACGGAGGAGATATCTTCCCTTTCATCCCGGCTCGCGGAACTCGGCGAAGTAAGGGAATTTCTGATCGGAATCCAGAGAGAAATCGGGGAGAGCGGGAACATAGTCGCCGAGGGAAGGGACATGGGAACGTATGTTTTCCCCCGGGCGAAGCACAAGTTCTATCTTGACGCCACCGTGGCCGAGAGGGCGAAAAGAAGGTTTCTTCAGGGGGAAAGCGGTTCCCTTCCGGATGTCGAAAGCGAGCTTCGCAGAAGGGACAGCCGCGACACGCAGCGCTCAGAAAATCCTCTTCATCCCGCCTCCGACGCCGTGATTATAGATACGACCGACATGGAGGCCGAGCAGGTGGTTTCCGAGATAGTTCTTCGCGCGAAGGACATTTCCCTTCGGGACGGCTGAAAATAATTTCCCTTCTCGAGTATCCTTTCCCTTTTAGGCAGTTTTCATGTAATCTTGGCATTATTATTAAAAGACTGACGGCAAAGGCGGCTAAACCAAATGACCCAGGATAATGGTATTACGGATTCGAACGAAAAAAGCTTTGAGGAGTTGCTTGATGAAAGCATGGAATCGCGCTTG comes from the Candidatus Dadabacteria bacterium genome and includes:
- a CDS encoding DUF2237 domain-containing protein produces the protein MKTEEKNIFGEELKECGTDPMTGFFRDGCCRAAVEDVGLHLVCAEMTEEFLAFSKSKGNDLTTPRPEFGFEGLKPGDRWCLCALRWKEALDGGVAPPVFLQSTHESVLRVIDLSDLKKHAVDVS
- the erpA gene encoding iron-sulfur cluster insertion protein ErpA, giving the protein MFSVTPKAVDEIKRLLAEDDIEEAFLRVRIVPGGCSGFSYEMGFDDETEEGDNLIESDGIKVAIDELSYTYLDGAVLDFKDGLEGKGFAIENPNATGSCGCGQSFNA
- the mazG gene encoding nucleoside triphosphate pyrophosphohydrolase — protein: MEEKKTFEDIVSLARRLRAPGGCPWDREQTLESLRAYVLEEAYEVIQAIELEDTDGLVEELGDFLFQAVFISQIASEEGKFDIGDVTQRLHDKLIRRHPHVFGEKKAKDAADALRTWNAEKLKEKKGKPDLEEIPRAMPSLMRAQRVGEKAARSGFDWRDTSSVLAKVKEELLELEREMEAGEGNRSREEWGDLIFSVVNLARHLDIDAETASHGAIEKFIKRFSRFEEKARTSEKEITALSMEQMDEIWEEVKKT
- a CDS encoding cofactor-independent phosphoglycerate mutase; its protein translation is MKYLILQGDGMPDHKLPELDGRTPLEAADTPNLDEIAKRAEIFGIAKTIPDPLPPGSDVGNLAVLGYDPTKYYTGRSPLEAASIGISLGETDVAVRCNLVTLAERDGRTVMEDYSAGHITDDDAAGIIEDLKKEFDGEEFSLSQGVSYRHLLLWRGGNSGIRTTPPHDISGKEIAPWLPSGDGAEKLLSLMEKSRRILKDHPVNAKRRAEGKNTADSVWLWGEGTRPDMPPLQELYGITGSVVSAVDLVKGIGIFASMEVIEVPGATGYLDTNYAGKVSGAIESLRRVDLAMIHIEATDETGHVGDARLKIRAVEDFDQKVVGPALAGMEQFGEYRVLVLSDHPTPIDLRTHTNEPVPFAILDSGNRSVKNGSLVYTEDSAASSGIFVEQGWKLMGTLVAR
- a CDS encoding (d)CMP kinase — its product is MCFHLVSRVFVAFRGAWRPEVKRSGDNIVTIDGPSGVGKSTVARRVAEQLGFSCLETGAMYRAVALKVSKAGVDLSDTVSLSGLLSGTAVGFSPAGGILLDGCDVSELIRTEEISSLSSRLAELGEVREFLIGIQREIGESGNIVAEGRDMGTYVFPRAKHKFYLDATVAERAKRRFLQGESGSLPDVESELRRRDSRDTQRSENPLHPASDAVIIDTTDMEAEQVVSEIVLRAKDISLRDG
- a CDS encoding porin family protein, which translates into the protein MRHFTGNGCFWLVAVLVASVLSVTDSAAEGFYVGLEAGFSKSGDMDVSQSLIDHPTQCDSFLYPSGATPPMDAECTTEKITTIANVFAPGAGFAGGATLGYAFGNGLRFEAEYLNRRQGSQRRLARLGPGGGETLEQKESEWDENDPPSERVYDLSAHHFFLNAYYDLRNGSPFTPYIGGGIGVGSTEMRYSARFLRRSDLGPEPWQMAASGTVSDIDTKLGKTRFGFQVVGGVDYALGDDLSVGAKVRWTRLSGFDRNDMSWTRVRGHKPIRADGVTPLTTDFEVSDADIWTFTVGLKYYL
- a CDS encoding aminopeptidase P family protein — translated: MSRTAYLIIDSSERNSDLYHRTGFFVPDPVIFFEHDGEGTLVLSDLELERGRREARVERVVSLGEWVAAVRGRRRKRPGIAEVAAAILRQRGIRSLIVQRYFPVSYADALREAGFFVKIAKTDFLFPERLRKSPAEVSLIKKALSATAWAMRIAISIISDSVVKGSVLYRDGKPLTSEIVRSAVSSYLAAHGYVASNTIVAGGVQGSMPHEKGSGPLKAGWPVVIDIFPRSQENAYFGDMTRTVVKGEPSAELSRMYNTVLRGQKIAFSMIKDGVRSKDVHGAVMDFFTERGFPTTASGSASPQGFIHSTGHGLGLDIHEPPRIGPGNEILREGNVVTVEPGLYYERLGGVRIEDVVVVTRDGNENLTRCSKRFRV
- the aroA gene encoding 3-phosphoshikimate 1-carboxyvinyltransferase; protein product: MADFILKEKPRAFSGDIALPGDKSISHRAVILGSLAHGKTRAKGFLASRDTLATANAFRSMGVEVAVGAGEVEISGKGLFGLEAPRETIDAENSGTTARLLSGVLSAQSFPSTITGDSSLRRRPMSRVTVPLRRMGARISGEGKTLPLRITGSELRGIDYESPVASAQVKSAILLAGLYAAGRTSVTEPERTRDHTERMLRHFGVPVETEGTCVSVSPGAEFSGTEIEIPSDISSAAFFIVAALINPGSEIMVKNVGLNPLRTGALDILREMGADISVENLRERCGEPVGDIIARHCALSGVRIGGESVSRAIDELPVVSVAACFAEGETVISDAGELRVKETDRISAMAGELSKLGADIRETQDGMVINGVEELCGARCGSRGDHRVAMSLSVAATRARGETVIEDAGCVSISFPEFLSLFEALGDRK